One region of Posidoniimonas polymericola genomic DNA includes:
- a CDS encoding PEP-CTERM sorting domain-containing protein: MINSALRLIELVRRHGIAVGAAAALAATAPSAHALVTLSADPAVPTGAVVETLNPENFSPASRGIAGTRQLRMTFQNPTEFVVGEIILAVDLNGNDGGMVLDFYEVEDVNASGWAPIGDPLETITLGLDVDLPATTERLSLALTESNLFTLPARNTDAQGYGIEISNLDQATSLGLLRHSNSGADEFIGGTYYDESGGAPASGTRDWGIWLLETNEAPPVPGDTDGDMVVELFDDLDPIRTNYLQPVTFRSEGDLNGDEFVDFADFRQWKDAYLATGATISASDIAFLNVPEPSAVCLLLMGLSAAARRRSRG; this comes from the coding sequence ATGATCAACTCCGCACTTCGTCTGATAGAACTCGTCCGTCGGCATGGGATTGCCGTCGGCGCCGCCGCCGCACTCGCCGCCACGGCGCCCTCGGCCCACGCGTTGGTTACGCTCAGCGCCGACCCTGCCGTGCCGACCGGCGCAGTGGTCGAGACCCTCAACCCAGAGAACTTCAGCCCGGCCAGCCGCGGTATCGCGGGGACGCGCCAGCTGCGGATGACCTTCCAGAACCCGACCGAGTTTGTGGTTGGCGAGATCATTCTGGCCGTCGACCTCAACGGCAACGATGGCGGCATGGTGCTTGACTTCTATGAGGTAGAGGACGTGAACGCCAGCGGCTGGGCGCCGATCGGCGACCCGCTAGAAACCATCACGCTGGGGCTCGACGTGGACCTCCCGGCGACGACCGAACGTCTGAGCCTGGCGTTGACCGAGAGCAATCTATTCACGCTCCCCGCGCGGAATACCGACGCGCAGGGCTACGGCATTGAGATCTCAAACCTTGACCAGGCGACTAGTCTGGGGCTTCTACGCCACTCGAACAGCGGCGCCGACGAGTTCATCGGCGGCACCTACTACGACGAGTCTGGCGGGGCGCCCGCCAGCGGCACCCGCGACTGGGGCATCTGGCTGCTCGAAACGAACGAAGCTCCGCCGGTTCCCGGCGACACCGACGGCGACATGGTCGTGGAGCTGTTCGACGATCTCGACCCGATCCGCACCAACTACTTGCAGCCGGTTACTTTCCGCTCAGAAGGCGACCTCAACGGCGACGAGTTCGTCGACTTCGCCGACTTCCGCCAGTGGAAGGACGCCTACCTTGCGACCGGCGCCACGATCAGCGCTTCCGACATCGCCTTCCTGAACGTCCCCGAGCCCTCGGCGGTGTGCCTGCTGCTGATGGGACTCTCCGCCGCGGCCCGCCGCCGCTCGCGGGGCTAG
- a CDS encoding PEP-CTERM sorting domain-containing protein (PEP-CTERM proteins occur, often in large numbers, in the proteomes of bacteria that also encode an exosortase, a predicted intramembrane cysteine proteinase. The presence of a PEP-CTERM domain at a protein's C-terminus predicts cleavage within the sorting domain, followed by covalent anchoring to some some component of the (usually Gram-negative) cell surface. Many PEP-CTERM proteins exhibit an unusual sequence composition that includes large numbers of potential glycosylation sites. Expression of one such protein has been shown restore the ability of a bacterium to form floc, a type of biofilm.), with amino-acid sequence MTCTSRFLFASAAVCLLAAAPSANAAVITATDAAWPTGGVQTVDANNNSPGARGVNTARINRQSFVVGSAITVEKIYLSSNGYENQPLTVGVYAIADPLDGASIADETSPIGALINVPALGASGGAGNIEILLDASEQFSLSPGAYALSVQGADPAGGTAFLWNHSNDGTDLYTAGMYRRDDGSTSSTRDFGLALTGAVPEPASLLLTLLGVVGVGTRRGRG; translated from the coding sequence ATGACTTGCACCTCGAGATTCCTATTCGCTTCAGCGGCTGTCTGCCTGTTGGCGGCGGCGCCCAGCGCCAACGCGGCGGTCATCACCGCGACGGACGCCGCCTGGCCGACCGGCGGCGTGCAGACCGTCGACGCCAACAATAACTCGCCCGGCGCGCGTGGCGTTAACACCGCCCGCATCAACCGCCAGAGCTTCGTTGTCGGCAGCGCGATCACGGTTGAGAAGATTTACCTGTCCTCCAATGGCTATGAGAATCAACCCCTGACGGTCGGCGTGTACGCTATCGCCGACCCACTAGATGGCGCCTCGATTGCCGACGAAACCAGCCCGATTGGAGCCCTGATCAACGTGCCCGCTTTGGGCGCCAGCGGTGGGGCCGGCAACATCGAGATCTTGCTCGACGCGTCGGAACAGTTCTCGCTCAGCCCCGGGGCTTACGCGCTGAGCGTGCAGGGCGCCGACCCCGCCGGCGGCACCGCGTTTCTGTGGAACCACTCGAACGACGGGACCGACCTCTACACGGCCGGCATGTACCGCCGCGACGACGGCAGCACCTCGTCAACGCGTGACTTTGGCCTGGCCCTGACCGGCGCGGTCCCCGAACCTGCCTCGCTCCTGCTGACGCTGCTCGGCGTCGTGGGCGTGGGGACGCGTCGCGGTCGCGGCTAG
- a CDS encoding family 78 glycoside hydrolase catalytic domain, producing the protein MKLLLAPAALLLAACQVFATPPESLSVGEGFTNPIGYHDATPAFSWKLPAGVESQSAYRIEATSGESRWDSGWVESAQSTFVPYGGEPLESRQRVEWRVRVRDQDGADSGWSEPANFELGLLTAADWQAQWIRPTTEEEHNAGDYELVRAVYRSVANPDKNIDVTAIVREQPDGFSVTNDAMGSDPARLEPKELLIEYKHAGVAKTVTYPENRPASFPPSRLLGEPVGVLRREFSVAKSVDRARLYVTARGLFEVSLNGQRVGNDHFANGWTPYHNRIDTVTYDVTDHLRKGENSLESLLGYGWYAGRLTWTAGKQGFYGKHPELLLQLEVTYDDGSTESVVSDGGWEGAFGGPVQTSSIYDGEEYDARDTKISWAPVVANADLGEQQLIPKPFAPVRETRTLAAQQITEPEPGRFVFDLGQNMVGWARLQMPVEKDQQITIRFAEMLNDDGTLYTVNYRNAKSVDSYTAAESGVIDWQPRFTFHGFRYVELSGLPDGVAPRKDWVTGVVTHSDLKPIGEFKSSHAKLNQLQSNILWGWRGNSVDIPTDCPQRDERLGWTGDAQAFCPTAMLNYDCLAFWKSWLGSMRDDQFPDGRVPHVIPDVLRGGDSPGWQDAATMIPWEVYLRTGDKEVLSENYEMMEKFVGWYRQQSVDWLSPNIKGYGDWLQPYSDRTKGDTPHALLGAAFHAHSTEILANSARVLGREEDARRYADEAAKIKQAFAAYYLDSGGKLQNAPETQTAYVLTLAFELVPEESRAKVGKHLVRLIEEADGHLRTGFLGTPYLTKTLDDIGRPDLAYDLLFKETYPSWFYSINQGATTMWERWNSYTRDKGFGDPGMNSFNHYAYGAIGQWMYERVAGLAIDPAHPGYKHFFVRPLIGDQLDSAQAEIETPYGRAASAWEKQGDRVVMEIVVPPNTTATVEFPDGREPVTLAAGEHRFESRFPSHPVN; encoded by the coding sequence ATGAAGCTTCTTCTCGCCCCGGCCGCATTGCTCCTCGCTGCCTGTCAGGTCTTCGCGACCCCGCCAGAGTCGCTGTCCGTTGGTGAGGGCTTCACCAATCCGATCGGCTACCACGACGCCACGCCGGCCTTCTCCTGGAAGCTTCCGGCGGGTGTGGAGTCGCAATCCGCCTACCGGATCGAGGCGACCTCCGGCGAATCCCGGTGGGACAGCGGGTGGGTCGAGTCGGCGCAGTCGACCTTTGTGCCGTACGGGGGCGAGCCGCTGGAGTCGCGGCAGCGGGTCGAGTGGCGGGTGCGCGTCCGCGACCAGGACGGCGCCGATTCTGGCTGGAGCGAGCCGGCCAACTTCGAGCTCGGCCTGCTCACGGCCGCCGACTGGCAAGCCCAATGGATCCGCCCTACCACCGAGGAGGAACACAACGCGGGCGACTACGAGCTCGTCAGGGCGGTCTACCGTTCGGTTGCCAACCCAGACAAGAACATCGACGTCACGGCGATTGTGCGCGAGCAACCGGACGGCTTCTCGGTCACCAACGACGCCATGGGGAGCGACCCCGCGCGCCTGGAACCGAAAGAGCTACTGATTGAGTACAAGCACGCCGGCGTCGCCAAGACCGTGACCTACCCAGAGAACCGGCCCGCCAGCTTCCCGCCCTCTCGCCTGCTCGGGGAACCGGTCGGCGTGCTGCGGCGCGAATTCTCGGTCGCCAAGTCGGTCGACCGGGCGCGGCTGTACGTCACGGCCCGGGGGTTGTTTGAAGTCAGCCTGAACGGCCAGCGGGTCGGCAACGACCACTTTGCTAATGGCTGGACCCCTTACCACAACCGCATCGACACCGTGACCTACGACGTCACCGACCACCTGCGAAAGGGCGAGAACTCGCTTGAGTCGCTGCTCGGCTACGGCTGGTACGCCGGCCGGCTGACCTGGACCGCCGGCAAGCAGGGCTTCTACGGCAAGCACCCCGAACTGCTGCTGCAGCTGGAAGTCACCTACGACGACGGCTCGACCGAGTCGGTCGTGTCGGACGGCGGCTGGGAGGGCGCGTTCGGCGGCCCCGTGCAGACCTCCAGCATCTACGACGGAGAGGAGTACGACGCCCGCGACACCAAGATCTCCTGGGCCCCGGTCGTGGCCAACGCGGATCTCGGCGAGCAGCAGCTGATACCCAAGCCGTTCGCCCCGGTCCGCGAGACGCGAACCCTCGCCGCCCAGCAGATCACCGAGCCGGAGCCGGGACGCTTCGTGTTCGACCTCGGGCAGAACATGGTTGGCTGGGCGCGGCTGCAGATGCCGGTCGAGAAAGACCAGCAGATCACGATTCGCTTCGCCGAGATGCTCAACGACGACGGCACGCTCTACACCGTCAACTACCGCAACGCCAAGTCGGTCGACTCGTACACCGCCGCCGAATCAGGGGTGATCGACTGGCAGCCGCGGTTCACCTTCCACGGCTTCCGCTACGTCGAGCTGTCGGGCCTGCCCGACGGCGTCGCGCCGCGCAAGGACTGGGTAACCGGCGTCGTGACCCACTCGGACCTGAAGCCGATCGGCGAGTTTAAGTCGTCGCACGCGAAGCTCAACCAGCTGCAGAGCAACATCCTGTGGGGCTGGCGGGGCAACTCGGTCGACATCCCCACCGACTGCCCGCAGCGCGACGAGCGGCTCGGCTGGACCGGCGACGCGCAGGCGTTCTGCCCCACGGCGATGCTCAACTACGACTGCCTGGCGTTCTGGAAGAGCTGGCTCGGCTCCATGCGGGACGACCAGTTCCCCGACGGCCGCGTCCCGCACGTTATCCCCGACGTCCTGCGCGGCGGCGACAGCCCCGGCTGGCAGGACGCCGCGACGATGATCCCGTGGGAGGTCTACCTGCGGACCGGCGACAAGGAGGTGCTGTCGGAGAACTACGAGATGATGGAGAAGTTTGTCGGCTGGTACCGCCAGCAGTCGGTCGACTGGCTGTCGCCCAACATCAAGGGCTACGGCGACTGGCTGCAGCCGTACTCCGACCGCACCAAGGGCGACACGCCGCACGCGCTGCTCGGCGCCGCGTTCCACGCCCACAGCACCGAGATCCTGGCCAACTCCGCCCGGGTCCTCGGCCGCGAGGAGGACGCCCGCCGCTACGCCGACGAGGCCGCCAAGATCAAGCAGGCGTTCGCCGCTTACTACCTCGACAGCGGGGGCAAGCTGCAGAACGCCCCGGAAACGCAGACCGCCTACGTGCTGACGCTCGCGTTCGAGCTGGTCCCCGAGGAATCGCGGGCCAAGGTCGGCAAGCACCTGGTGCGGCTGATCGAGGAGGCCGACGGGCACCTCCGCACGGGCTTCCTGGGAACGCCCTACCTCACCAAGACGCTCGACGACATCGGCCGCCCCGACCTGGCCTACGACCTGCTGTTCAAGGAGACCTACCCCTCGTGGTTCTACTCGATCAATCAGGGCGCCACGACCATGTGGGAGCGGTGGAACAGCTACACGCGGGATAAAGGTTTCGGCGACCCCGGCATGAACTCGTTCAACCACTACGCCTACGGGGCGATCGGCCAGTGGATGTACGAGCGGGTGGCCGGCCTGGCGATCGACCCCGCACACCCGGGGTACAAGCACTTCTTTGTCCGGCCGCTGATCGGCGACCAGCTCGACTCGGCCCAGGCCGAGATCGAGACCCCCTACGGCCGAGCCGCCAGCGCGTGGGAGAAGCAGGGCGACCGGGTCGTGATGGAAATTGTGGTGCCGCCCAACACGACCGCCACGGTCGAATTCCCCGACGGCCGCGAGCCGGTGACCCTCGCAGCGGGCGAGCACCGCTTCGAGTCCCGTTTCCCATCCCACCCGGTGAATTAG
- a CDS encoding YybH family protein has translation MKRLFSAALLALTPLSFFCHAAAADDNSAAGVADAVSERLSAYLTAFNDHDADAVAAFWAEDGVSTNEETGERVTGRDAIRDDLAAFFSDNPAAKLTGEVTEVRSVHPEVAIAEGVATLFLPETEPTPSAFTAVMAKTGGQWLLESSGERPLPTPESSATALEELSWLIGRWQDDTEGVAVDTTVRWSPNKAFLIRSYRAEYDDGGSFEGTQVIGWHPLDKSFRTWSFNSDGSFGEGVASRSGDEWLLKSTDVHSDGVVSTYTQVIRPVDEQTLEVQKIGRTEDGAPLPSTEPITVRRAPDAALTTEQEAQP, from the coding sequence ATGAAACGCCTCTTCTCCGCTGCGCTGCTGGCGCTGACGCCCTTGTCGTTCTTTTGCCACGCCGCGGCGGCCGATGACAACTCCGCTGCCGGCGTGGCCGACGCCGTGTCGGAACGCCTCAGCGCGTACCTCACCGCCTTCAACGACCACGACGCCGACGCGGTCGCCGCGTTCTGGGCAGAAGACGGGGTGTCGACCAACGAAGAGACCGGCGAACGGGTGACCGGCCGTGACGCCATCCGCGACGACCTCGCGGCGTTCTTCTCCGACAACCCCGCGGCCAAGCTCACCGGCGAGGTGACCGAGGTGCGGTCCGTCCACCCCGAGGTGGCGATCGCCGAGGGCGTGGCCACGCTGTTCCTCCCCGAGACCGAGCCGACCCCTTCGGCGTTCACCGCAGTGATGGCGAAGACCGGCGGCCAGTGGCTGCTGGAGAGCTCGGGCGAACGCCCCCTGCCGACGCCCGAGTCGTCGGCGACGGCGCTCGAGGAGCTGAGCTGGCTGATCGGCCGCTGGCAGGACGACACCGAGGGCGTGGCGGTCGACACGACGGTGCGGTGGTCGCCGAACAAGGCGTTCCTGATCCGGTCGTACCGCGCCGAGTACGACGACGGCGGGTCGTTCGAAGGGACGCAGGTCATCGGCTGGCACCCGCTCGACAAGTCGTTCCGCACCTGGAGCTTCAACTCCGACGGCTCGTTCGGCGAAGGGGTCGCCTCGCGCAGCGGCGACGAGTGGCTGCTCAAGTCGACCGACGTGCACAGCGACGGCGTGGTCTCGACCTACACGCAGGTGATCCGGCCGGTCGACGAGCAGACCCTGGAGGTCCAAAAGATCGGCCGCACCGAGGACGGCGCTCCCCTGCCCTCGACCGAGCCGATCACCGTACGGCGGGCGCCCGACGCCGCGTTGACGACCGAGCAGGAGGCGCAGCCGTGA